In a single window of the Pelagibacterium sp. 26DY04 genome:
- the holA gene encoding DNA polymerase III subunit delta, which translates to MTALKGRDIDRFLAQPDLKSGLVLVYGPDTGLVGENAGRLVRHFAGDPPDPESLAQLHMSEIDADPQRLGILARSPSLFGGGTTIRIRGASNKLAATLSELLEEGAEAVFIVEGGDLKPSDGLRKLAESRRDARALPCYADSGQTIDALIRETFVSANISLEADLVPMLREMLGNDRQITRRELEKLVLFAGEGGKLSREDVTRLCGDNAALAIDAVVDAIATGHARRFDEAMTRATSAGTDPQRLLIVAMQHFSRLRAMRAEMDAGAGLDQVISRATPRIHFSRKASIEQQLRLWSDDALASACNRLATAIADSRKTASLAAASGRQAMLAVCMAAARR; encoded by the coding sequence ATGACGGCCCTCAAGGGCCGCGACATCGACAGATTCCTCGCCCAGCCCGATCTCAAATCGGGCCTGGTGCTTGTTTATGGGCCCGATACGGGCCTGGTGGGGGAGAATGCCGGGCGGCTGGTCCGCCATTTCGCCGGCGATCCCCCCGATCCCGAGAGCCTTGCGCAACTGCATATGAGCGAGATCGATGCCGATCCGCAGCGGCTCGGAATTCTGGCGCGCAGCCCGTCGCTATTCGGCGGCGGGACGACCATCCGCATCCGTGGCGCAAGCAACAAGCTTGCGGCAACGCTCTCCGAACTGCTCGAAGAGGGTGCCGAGGCGGTGTTTATCGTCGAAGGCGGCGATCTCAAGCCCTCCGATGGCCTGCGCAAGCTCGCCGAAAGCCGCAGGGACGCCCGCGCCCTGCCCTGTTACGCCGATTCCGGCCAGACCATCGATGCGCTGATCCGTGAAACATTTGTCTCAGCCAATATCAGCCTTGAGGCCGATCTTGTGCCCATGCTGCGCGAAATGCTGGGCAATGACCGGCAGATCACCCGCCGGGAGCTCGAAAAACTTGTTCTTTTCGCCGGCGAGGGCGGCAAGCTTTCACGCGAGGACGTGACGCGGCTCTGCGGCGACAACGCGGCCTTGGCCATCGATGCCGTGGTCGATGCCATCGCCACGGGCCATGCCCGGCGCTTTGACGAAGCCATGACGCGCGCCACCAGCGCCGGCACCGATCCGCAGCGCCTTTTGATTGTCGCCATGCAGCATTTTTCCCGGCTGCGCGCCATGCGCGCCGAAATGGACGCCGGGGCCGGGCTCGATCAGGTGATCAGTCGGGCAACCCCGCGCATCCACTTTTCTCGCAAGGCAAGCATCGAACAGCAGCTCCGCCTCTGGTCGGACGACGCCCTGGCCTCGGCCTGCAATCGGCTGGCTACAGCCATCGCCGATAGCCGCAAGACCGCCTCGCTCGCCGCGGCTTCAGGCCGCCAGGCGATGCTCGCCGTGTGCATGGCTGCGGCAAGACGATAA
- a CDS encoding ParB/RepB/Spo0J family partition protein, giving the protein MNDKPTRLGRGLAALIGDMQPLDAPRQAESGTGTRRLPVEFIIANRANPRKDFDPEQLEDLTNSIREKGVMQPLLVRPSEQGPDVYEIIAGERRWRAAQKAGLHEVPVIIREVDDKEALELAIIENVQRADLNPLEEAQGYGQLIEQFDYTQNDLAQVIGKSRSHVANTLRLLRLPNEVQDMLGRGELTAGHARTLITSEDPLALARRIVDAGLSVREAEALHQKDSEVRRAPAGSSEKRPSSKDADTLALEKQLSDALGLSVTLEHRDRGGKLEIRYKTLEQLDGVCTRLLSH; this is encoded by the coding sequence ATGAACGACAAACCCACTCGTCTCGGCCGCGGCCTTGCCGCTCTTATCGGCGATATGCAGCCTCTCGATGCGCCGCGTCAGGCGGAATCGGGAACGGGCACGCGTCGGCTTCCCGTCGAATTCATCATCGCCAACCGCGCCAACCCGCGTAAGGATTTCGATCCCGAACAACTCGAGGATCTGACCAATTCGATCCGCGAGAAGGGCGTGATGCAGCCTTTGCTGGTCCGGCCCAGCGAGCAGGGCCCCGATGTTTATGAAATCATCGCCGGCGAGCGCCGCTGGCGGGCGGCACAGAAAGCCGGCCTGCATGAAGTGCCGGTCATCATCCGCGAGGTGGACGACAAGGAAGCGCTCGAACTCGCCATTATCGAGAACGTGCAGCGCGCCGACCTCAACCCGTTGGAAGAAGCGCAAGGGTATGGGCAGTTGATCGAACAGTTCGACTACACCCAGAACGACCTCGCCCAGGTGATCGGCAAGTCGCGCTCGCATGTGGCCAACACGCTGCGTCTGCTGCGCTTGCCCAACGAAGTGCAGGATATGCTCGGCCGGGGCGAGTTGACCGCCGGGCATGCCCGGACCCTGATCACCTCGGAAGATCCGCTGGCCCTGGCGCGGCGGATCGTCGATGCCGGGCTTTCGGTGCGCGAGGCCGAGGCCCTGCATCAAAAGGACAGCGAGGTGCGTCGTGCGCCCGCTGGTTCAAGCGAAAAGCGCCCGTCCTCGAAGGATGCCGACACATTGGCGCTGGAAAAGCAGCTTTCCGATGCGCTGGGGCTGTCCGTGACGCTCGAACACCGCGATCGGGGCGGCAAGCTCGAGATCCGCTACAAGACGCTCGAACAGCTCGATGGCGTGTGCACGCGGCTGCTTTCGCATTGA
- a CDS encoding ParA family protein: MHPRILTLANQKGGVGKTTTAINLATALAAIGERVLIIDLDPQGNASTGLGLGRQQRERSSFDLLLNEATVKESAVLTSVPNVAIVPSTMDLLGVELTIAAERDRAFRLKSALDNAHEVLIDNKPITYVLIDCPPSLNLLTINALTAADAVLVPLQCEFFALEGLSQLLQTIEQIRSTLNPRLSIQGVVMTMFDKRNNLSEQVLNDVREHMGTLVYDTVIPRNVRLSEAPSYGKPALLYDLKCAGSQAYLRLATEVIKRERQLRAA, encoded by the coding sequence ATGCATCCCCGTATCCTTACTCTCGCCAATCAGAAGGGTGGCGTCGGCAAGACGACGACAGCCATCAATCTCGCCACCGCCCTGGCGGCCATTGGCGAGCGTGTCCTGATTATCGACCTCGATCCGCAGGGCAATGCCTCCACCGGCCTCGGCCTCGGGCGCCAGCAACGCGAGCGCTCGTCCTTCGACCTGCTGCTCAACGAAGCGACGGTCAAGGAATCGGCGGTGCTGACCTCGGTGCCCAATGTCGCCATCGTTCCTTCGACCATGGATCTGCTGGGCGTCGAATTGACCATCGCCGCGGAGCGCGATCGCGCCTTCCGTTTGAAATCGGCCCTCGACAATGCCCATGAGGTGCTGATCGATAACAAGCCGATCACCTATGTGCTGATCGATTGCCCGCCGTCCCTCAATCTTTTGACCATCAACGCGCTCACCGCTGCCGATGCCGTGCTGGTGCCGCTGCAATGCGAGTTCTTCGCGCTCGAAGGGCTGAGCCAATTGCTGCAGACCATCGAGCAGATCCGCTCGACCCTCAATCCGCGCCTGTCGATCCAGGGCGTAGTGATGACCATGTTCGACAAGCGCAACAACCTTTCCGAACAGGTGCTCAATGATGTGCGCGAGCATATGGGCACTTTGGTTTACGATACGGTGATCCCGCGCAATGTGCGGCTTTCCGAAGCGCCCTCCTATGGCAAGCCGGCACTGCTCTATGACCTCAAATGCGCCGGAAGCCAGGCCTATCTTCGCCTGGCCACCGAAGTGATCAAGCGCGAACGCCAGTTGCGGGCGGCGTGA